One genomic window of Sphingopyxis sp. OPL5 includes the following:
- a CDS encoding YwqG family protein gives MTAELFGLLCAAIVVALVLVGPARRWLAERANLKTWRKDLGAWKAEDERRNPPGPPITDAEIAAIRAWFPAHALPAAELKPDPDQPIRPDGCRLGGPAWVADGADWPLDAEARPMDFVAQIDFVDLPPLDGFPSRGVLQFFLPCEDIMGADFDEPANSAIRLVWHPAGLPAGRLVDAPPPPEPMGPLHDRTRARGVMLVASAARHEPPIGDYSARGLLDGLWNRPNIKTVEDWYFGPDRREPIVHHVGGYPSFTQSDFREAGHYDDYDRTLLRLTSDAHIGWGDVGEAVFLIRHADLAARDFSRVAFSWDCH, from the coding sequence GTGACCGCCGAACTGTTCGGCCTTCTCTGCGCCGCGATCGTCGTCGCCCTGGTCCTTGTCGGCCCGGCCCGCCGCTGGCTGGCCGAGCGCGCGAACCTGAAGACCTGGCGCAAGGACCTCGGGGCATGGAAGGCCGAAGACGAGCGGCGCAATCCGCCGGGACCGCCGATCACCGATGCGGAGATCGCCGCGATCAGGGCGTGGTTCCCCGCGCACGCGCTGCCGGCCGCCGAACTCAAGCCCGATCCCGACCAGCCCATCCGCCCCGACGGTTGCCGCCTTGGCGGCCCCGCATGGGTCGCCGACGGAGCCGACTGGCCGCTCGACGCCGAAGCCCGGCCGATGGATTTCGTCGCACAGATCGACTTCGTCGACCTACCGCCGCTCGACGGTTTTCCGAGCCGCGGCGTGCTGCAATTCTTCCTCCCCTGTGAGGACATCATGGGCGCCGATTTCGACGAGCCCGCCAATTCGGCGATCCGGCTGGTCTGGCATCCAGCGGGCCTGCCCGCGGGCCGGCTCGTCGATGCACCGCCCCCGCCCGAGCCGATGGGTCCTCTCCATGATCGGACCCGAGCGCGCGGTGTCATGCTCGTCGCATCGGCGGCGCGGCACGAACCGCCGATCGGGGACTACAGCGCGCGCGGCCTGCTCGACGGACTGTGGAACCGTCCCAATATCAAGACGGTCGAGGACTGGTATTTCGGCCCCGATCGCCGCGAACCGATCGTCCACCACGTCGGCGGCTACCCTTCCTTCACTCAGTCCGATTTTCGCGAGGCCGGCCATTATGACGATTATGACCGCACGCTGCTCCGCCTCACTTCGGACGCGCATATCGGCTGGGGCGACGTCGGCGAGGCGGTGTTCCTGATCCGCCACGCCGATCTTGCCGCGCGTGATTTCTCGCGCGTCGCTTTCTCCTGGGACTGCCATTAG
- a CDS encoding NAD-dependent deacylase — MKEIQNIVILTGAGVSAESGIDTFRDGGGLWEQHRVEDVATPEAFVRDPDLVHRFYDARREAIQSKVPNAAHDALARLDAAWPGELLIVTQNVDDLHERAGAKRLIHMHGEHLNAWCTGCDTRSRWTGPLIERPACPACGVAGLLRPDVVWFGEMPYYMDAIYHALNRADLFVSIGTSGAVYPAAGFVREARASGARTLELNMEPSQGSHWFGEARHGPASVLVPAWVEEMLGA, encoded by the coding sequence ATGAAAGAGATTCAAAACATCGTGATCCTGACCGGCGCGGGCGTGTCGGCCGAGAGCGGCATCGACACGTTTCGCGACGGCGGCGGATTGTGGGAACAGCACCGCGTCGAGGATGTCGCGACGCCCGAGGCCTTTGTCCGCGACCCCGACCTCGTCCACCGTTTCTATGACGCGCGGCGCGAAGCGATCCAGTCGAAGGTGCCGAACGCGGCGCATGACGCGCTGGCGCGGCTCGATGCGGCCTGGCCGGGCGAATTGCTGATCGTGACGCAGAATGTCGACGATTTGCACGAGCGCGCGGGAGCGAAGCGGCTGATCCATATGCATGGCGAGCATCTGAACGCCTGGTGCACCGGATGCGACACGCGCAGCCGCTGGACCGGCCCGCTGATCGAGCGGCCTGCCTGTCCCGCGTGCGGTGTCGCGGGGCTGCTGCGTCCCGACGTCGTGTGGTTCGGCGAGATGCCCTATTATATGGACGCGATCTATCATGCGCTGAACCGCGCCGACCTGTTCGTGTCGATCGGGACGTCGGGCGCGGTCTATCCGGCGGCGGGCTTCGTGCGCGAGGCGCGGGCGAGCGGGGCGCGGACGCTTGAGCTCAACATGGAGCCGAGTCAGGGGTCGCACTGGTTCGGCGAAGCGCGGCACGGACCGGCGAGTGTGCTGGTGCCGGCTTGGGTGGAGGAAATGCTGGGCGCCTAG
- the tadA gene encoding tRNA adenosine(34) deaminase TadA, producing the protein MPQFPLPEPMRAALNLAKAAADAGEVPVGAVIVKDGVIIAEGHNRPRESHDPTAHAEIVAIRAAAARLGNDRLDGCDLYVTLEPCAMCAGAIAHARIARLYYGADDPKGGAVVHGPRVFSQPTIHHRPEIYDGIGAGEAAALLRDFFAARR; encoded by the coding sequence ATGCCGCAATTTCCCCTGCCCGAACCGATGCGCGCCGCGCTGAACCTCGCCAAAGCCGCCGCGGACGCGGGCGAAGTGCCGGTCGGCGCGGTGATCGTCAAGGACGGGGTGATCATCGCCGAAGGCCACAACCGCCCTCGCGAATCGCACGACCCGACCGCCCACGCCGAAATCGTCGCGATTCGCGCCGCCGCCGCCAGACTCGGCAACGACCGCCTCGACGGCTGCGACCTCTATGTCACGCTCGAACCCTGCGCGATGTGCGCCGGCGCGATCGCCCACGCCCGCATCGCGCGCCTCTATTATGGCGCCGATGATCCCAAGGGCGGTGCCGTCGTCCACGGCCCGCGCGTGTTCAGCCAGCCGACGATCCACCACCGCCCCGAAATCTACGATGGCATCGGGGCGGGCGAAGCGGCGGCCCTGCTCCGGGATTTCTTCGCGGCGCGGCGCTAG
- a CDS encoding esterase-like activity of phytase family protein has translation MRRLLPAALIFLTLGPVPWTGFRYPVVDRSQAASARPLLYPAATGGTLRFVEGWRLTSSNSMFGGFSALALRGDRRFLLIGDNGEATRLTLGADGSVSDVAIAALPTPPRSPQRKAFTDAEAMVRDPVTGKLWIALEGINQVWRIDAGLTRVESRRRSPALYRWPANRGPEAMVRLKDGRTILFSEGEDRNDYGTEALVYTDDPAVPGRPPLLFYYDAEGKGQVSDAAPLPDGRILLVHRRLGLGPLFTTTLAIVDPADIRKGAIVRSVAIGQVPEPLRENYEGAAVAVEDGRTFVWLVADDNFNSWQRSLLLKFELVDLPDSKKAAR, from the coding sequence ATGCGCCGCCTCCTTCCCGCTGCCCTGATCTTCCTGACGCTCGGGCCGGTGCCATGGACCGGTTTTCGCTACCCGGTGGTCGACCGGAGCCAGGCGGCGAGTGCGCGACCGCTCCTCTATCCCGCCGCGACCGGCGGCACCTTGCGTTTTGTCGAGGGCTGGCGGCTGACCAGTTCGAACAGCATGTTCGGTGGCTTTTCGGCGCTGGCGCTGCGCGGCGACAGGCGCTTCCTGCTGATCGGCGATAATGGGGAGGCGACGCGGCTGACGCTCGGCGCCGACGGATCGGTGTCGGACGTGGCGATCGCCGCGCTGCCGACCCCGCCGCGCAGCCCGCAGCGCAAGGCGTTCACCGATGCCGAGGCGATGGTGCGCGATCCCGTCACCGGCAAGCTGTGGATCGCGCTCGAGGGGATCAACCAGGTCTGGCGCATCGATGCCGGGCTGACCCGCGTCGAATCGCGCCGCCGCTCGCCCGCGCTCTACCGCTGGCCGGCGAATCGCGGACCCGAGGCGATGGTGCGGCTCAAGGACGGCCGCACCATCCTCTTTTCGGAAGGCGAGGACCGCAACGATTACGGGACCGAAGCGCTCGTCTACACCGACGACCCCGCGGTGCCGGGCAGGCCGCCGCTGCTTTTCTATTATGACGCCGAGGGCAAGGGTCAGGTCAGCGACGCCGCGCCGCTGCCCGACGGGCGCATCCTGCTCGTCCACCGCCGGCTCGGGCTGGGTCCGCTGTTCACGACGACGCTGGCGATCGTCGACCCCGCCGATATTCGGAAAGGCGCTATCGTCCGCTCGGTGGCGATCGGGCAGGTGCCCGAACCGCTGCGCGAAAATTACGAGGGCGCCGCGGTGGCGGTCGAGGACGGCCGCACCTTCGTCTGGCTCGTCGCCGACGACAATTTCAACAGCTGGCAGCGCAGCCTGCTGCTGAAGTTCGAGCTCGTCGACCTGCCGGACAGCAAAAAGGCCGCGCGGTAA
- the dapB gene encoding 4-hydroxy-tetrahydrodipicolinate reductase yields the protein MTSIGIVGSQGRMGLVLAAAAAEAGARHCGIDKGGDIAKLAGDADVLVDFSSPAALEATLDACVAAKTPIVIGTTGLEERHHYLIDDAAQDIAVLQTGNTSLGVTLLAHLVQEAAARLGPDWDIEVVEMHHRMKVDAPSGTALLLGQAAADGRNIDLATCSERGRDGLTGARGHGKIGFASVRGGTVAGDHDVIFAGNEEMITLSHRAENRMIFARGAVRAALWLIHQKAGRYTMPQVLGLS from the coding sequence ATGACCAGCATCGGCATCGTCGGCAGCCAGGGCCGCATGGGCCTCGTGCTCGCGGCCGCCGCGGCGGAGGCCGGGGCGCGGCACTGCGGCATCGACAAGGGCGGCGATATCGCGAAGCTTGCCGGGGACGCCGACGTGCTCGTCGATTTCTCCTCGCCCGCCGCGCTCGAAGCCACGCTCGACGCTTGCGTTGCTGCAAAGACCCCGATCGTCATCGGCACCACCGGGCTCGAGGAGCGGCATCATTATCTGATCGACGACGCGGCACAGGACATTGCGGTGCTCCAGACCGGCAACACCTCGCTCGGCGTCACCCTGCTCGCGCATCTGGTGCAGGAGGCCGCGGCGCGCCTCGGCCCCGACTGGGACATCGAGGTCGTCGAAATGCACCACAGGATGAAGGTCGACGCCCCCAGCGGCACCGCGCTGCTGCTCGGCCAGGCCGCCGCTGACGGGCGCAACATCGACCTCGCCACCTGCTCCGAACGCGGCCGCGACGGCCTCACCGGCGCGCGCGGCCATGGCAAGATCGGTTTCGCCAGCGTCCGCGGCGGCACCGTCGCGGGCGATCATGACGTCATCTTCGCGGGGAACGAGGAAATGATCACCCTGTCGCACCGCGCCGAAAACCGCATGATCTTTGCGCGCGGCGCCGTGCGCGCCGCGCTCTGGCTGATCCACCAAAAGGCCGGACGCTATACGATGCCGCAGGTGCTGGGGCTTTCGTGA
- a CDS encoding M48 family metalloprotease produces the protein MSFDPAIATAAYIDGLGPAALAKAAAYTVGSEWLLLWNLVVAAVVTFLFVRFRILDRVSAKLERRGWAVRTFLICAAFLLLSALLTLPWDLYTNFFRESAYGRTSQPLGDYLAQSAISLVIGTLFGALFFLGIYALIRRAGKRWWIWSGGLAATAILAILLVSPIVVEPLFNDYKPLTAGAVRDALEVQAKEAGIEPDRIFVFDGSRQSNNFTANVSGLGHSARIAISDVALKGASLDEVRAVTGHEIGHYVLGQIWWMIAVFSLLAILLFFLADRLFPRFARLFGSDATIGDARGFPVLMFIVSLFGLLAQPVQNWVVRKGETEADLYSVQTVNLPDAMASALVKTAEYRNPRPNAVEEFLFYSHPSVERRVRAAMEWKAAHPPKAE, from the coding sequence ATGAGCTTCGATCCCGCTATCGCTACCGCCGCCTATATCGACGGCCTCGGCCCCGCCGCGCTCGCCAAGGCCGCGGCCTATACCGTCGGCAGCGAATGGCTGCTCCTGTGGAACCTCGTCGTCGCCGCTGTCGTCACCTTCCTCTTCGTGCGGTTCCGCATCCTCGACCGCGTTTCGGCGAAACTCGAACGGCGCGGCTGGGCCGTCCGCACTTTCCTGATATGCGCCGCCTTCCTGCTGCTCTCGGCGCTGCTCACCCTGCCGTGGGACCTTTACACCAATTTTTTCCGCGAAAGCGCCTATGGCCGCACCAGCCAGCCGCTCGGCGACTATCTTGCGCAGTCGGCGATCTCGCTCGTCATCGGTACGCTGTTCGGCGCGCTCTTCTTCCTCGGCATCTATGCGCTGATCCGCCGCGCCGGAAAGCGCTGGTGGATCTGGTCGGGCGGCCTCGCCGCGACCGCGATCCTCGCCATCCTGCTCGTCTCGCCGATCGTCGTCGAACCCCTGTTCAACGATTACAAGCCGCTTACTGCCGGCGCAGTCCGCGACGCGCTCGAAGTGCAGGCAAAGGAAGCGGGCATTGAACCCGACCGCATCTTCGTTTTCGACGGCTCGCGCCAGTCGAACAATTTCACCGCCAATGTCTCGGGCCTCGGCCATTCGGCGCGCATCGCGATTTCGGACGTCGCGCTGAAAGGCGCCTCGCTCGACGAGGTTCGGGCGGTGACGGGGCACGAAATCGGCCATTATGTTCTCGGCCAGATCTGGTGGATGATCGCCGTCTTTTCGCTGCTCGCGATCCTGCTCTTTTTCCTCGCCGACCGCCTCTTCCCTCGCTTCGCGCGCCTCTTCGGCAGCGATGCGACCATCGGCGACGCGCGCGGTTTCCCGGTGCTCATGTTCATCGTCTCGCTCTTCGGCCTGCTCGCGCAGCCGGTGCAGAATTGGGTGGTTCGCAAGGGCGAGACTGAGGCCGACCTTTATTCGGTGCAGACGGTCAACCTGCCCGACGCGATGGCCAGCGCGTTGGTCAAGACCGCCGAATATCGCAACCCGCGCCCGAACGCGGTCGAGGAGTTCCTCTTCTATTCGCACCCCTCGGTCGAACGCCGCGTCCGCGCCGCGATGGAGTGGAAGGCGGCTCATCCGCCGAAGGCCGAATGA
- a CDS encoding TetR family transcriptional regulator C-terminal domain-containing protein gives MTAARQAFTRESADARRTGLVEATAAVLAEQGLAGTNVRAICAKAGVSPGLLRHYFAGIDDLIAATYRATSDRMDAIFAAATEGAGLDPRARLNAYLTASFRPPVTDPELLGAWTAFWALARSDARMVQIHAESYAGYRARLGDLLIACGVTPAEAAKLAVLLTAMVDGLWLELSLDAESFGAEAAVAMVERAVAALV, from the coding sequence ATGACCGCCGCTCGCCAAGCCTTTACGCGCGAAAGCGCCGATGCCCGCCGGACGGGCCTGGTCGAGGCGACGGCGGCGGTGCTGGCCGAGCAGGGGCTGGCGGGAACGAACGTCCGCGCGATCTGCGCGAAGGCGGGGGTGTCGCCCGGGCTTTTGCGCCATTATTTCGCGGGAATCGACGATCTGATCGCCGCCACCTACCGCGCGACGAGCGACCGGATGGACGCGATTTTCGCCGCTGCGACCGAGGGCGCGGGACTCGATCCGCGCGCACGATTGAACGCCTATCTGACCGCGAGCTTCCGCCCGCCGGTGACCGATCCCGAACTGCTCGGCGCGTGGACGGCGTTCTGGGCGCTGGCCCGAAGCGACGCACGGATGGTGCAGATCCACGCGGAAAGTTACGCCGGCTATCGCGCACGGCTGGGCGACTTGCTCATCGCGTGCGGCGTGACGCCGGCCGAGGCCGCAAAACTGGCGGTTTTGCTGACCGCGATGGTCGACGGGCTATGGCTCGAACTGTCGCTCGACGCCGAAAGCTTCGGCGCCGAGGCGGCAGTGGCGATGGTCGAGCGCGCGGTCGCGGCGCTCGTCTGA
- the nth gene encoding endonuclease III, with product MKKADIFEFYRRLAELNPSPETELQFGNTYQLLVAVVLSAQATDVGVNKATRLLFQEVKTPRQMVDLGEEGLKQHIKTIGLFNAKAKNVIALSEILVRDFGGEVPADRDTLVELPGVGRKTANVVMNCAFGAETFAVDTHIFRVGNRTGLAPGKTVLGVEKKLDKDTPGPFRVGAHHWLILHGRYICKARTPECWRCPVDDLCRFKPKTPAPKAKKIAA from the coding sequence ATGAAAAAGGCCGATATCTTCGAATTCTACCGCCGCCTCGCCGAACTGAACCCCAGTCCCGAGACCGAGCTTCAGTTCGGCAACACCTATCAGTTGCTCGTCGCGGTGGTGCTGTCGGCGCAGGCGACCGACGTCGGGGTGAACAAGGCGACGCGCCTGCTGTTTCAGGAGGTGAAGACCCCGCGGCAGATGGTCGATCTCGGCGAAGAGGGGCTCAAGCAGCACATCAAGACGATCGGGCTGTTCAACGCCAAGGCGAAGAATGTCATCGCACTCAGCGAAATCCTCGTCCGCGACTTCGGCGGCGAGGTGCCCGCCGACCGCGACACGCTCGTCGAACTCCCGGGCGTCGGGCGCAAGACCGCCAATGTCGTGATGAACTGCGCCTTCGGGGCTGAGACCTTCGCGGTCGACACCCACATCTTCCGTGTCGGCAACCGCACCGGCCTCGCGCCGGGCAAGACCGTGCTTGGCGTCGAAAAGAAGCTCGACAAGGACACGCCCGGACCCTTCCGCGTCGGCGCCCACCATTGGCTGATCCTCCACGGCCGCTACATCTGCAAGGCGCGCACCCCCGAATGCTGGCGCTGCCCGGTCGACGATTTGTGCCGGTTCAAGCCGAAGACCCCGGCGCCGAAAGCGAAGAAGATCGCGGCTTGA
- the rpmB gene encoding 50S ribosomal protein L28, which produces MSRICELTGKGRMVGNNVSHANNKTKRTFLPNLQNVTLLSDALGKGFKLRVSTHGLRTVEHNGGLDNWLIKAGDDQLSASARKLKKDVVKKLAEKAA; this is translated from the coding sequence ATGTCGCGCATCTGCGAACTGACCGGCAAGGGTCGTATGGTCGGCAACAATGTCAGCCACGCCAACAACAAGACCAAGCGCACCTTCCTGCCCAACCTGCAGAATGTGACCTTGCTGTCGGACGCCCTCGGCAAGGGTTTCAAGCTGCGCGTGTCGACGCACGGCCTGCGCACCGTCGAGCATAATGGCGGCCTCGACAACTGGCTGATCAAGGCCGGCGACGACCAGCTGTCGGCTTCGGCGCGCAAGCTGAAGAAGGACGTGGTGAAGAAGCTGGCCGAAAAGGCCGCTTAA
- a CDS encoding M20/M25/M40 family metallo-hydrolase — protein MRNYTAPLALAAALIAAAPAHAKPADTDTAKKILIDSIAIPTVEGRGKVPELAAYYAGVLKAAGYTDADIEITPIGETTTFAATLQGTGKGKPIVLLGHMDVVEADAKDWTRDPFVPVEEQGYIFGRGSEDNKFDVSMMVATMAQLKKDGFKPKRSIILLLSGDEETSMLTTRALAAKYKGAEFALNGDGGGGLIGEDGKPKYYGLQAGEKTYADFVLEVTNPGGHSSRPSATNAIVQLSNALAKVGAYRFTPQQNELTKVGMPIVADQVGGDIGAALKAFAANPADANAIAAIRADPEYVGQIGTTCVPTLVKGGHAENALPQRATANINCRIFPGVPVETVRAELEKVIADPGVKVNTDPDASASDASPLRPDVVAAVTKAVHARAPGLPIIPSMSAGATDSYHFRIQGVPSYGVAGLFSKASDSYAHGLNERVPVDAIAPALAHWDSLLRDLSK, from the coding sequence ATGCGCAACTACACCGCCCCGCTCGCCCTCGCCGCCGCCCTGATCGCCGCCGCGCCCGCCCACGCCAAACCCGCCGACACCGACACGGCGAAGAAAATCCTGATCGACAGCATCGCGATCCCGACCGTCGAGGGCCGCGGCAAGGTGCCCGAACTCGCCGCCTATTACGCCGGCGTCCTCAAGGCCGCGGGTTATACCGACGCCGATATCGAAATCACGCCGATCGGCGAAACCACGACCTTCGCCGCGACGCTCCAGGGCACGGGCAAGGGCAAGCCGATCGTGCTGCTCGGCCATATGGACGTGGTCGAGGCCGACGCGAAGGACTGGACCCGCGATCCCTTCGTGCCCGTCGAGGAGCAGGGCTATATCTTCGGCCGCGGGTCGGAGGACAATAAGTTCGACGTCTCGATGATGGTCGCGACGATGGCGCAGCTCAAGAAGGACGGCTTCAAGCCCAAGCGCTCGATCATCCTGCTGCTCTCGGGCGACGAGGAAACCTCGATGCTCACCACCCGCGCGCTCGCCGCCAAGTACAAGGGCGCCGAATTCGCGCTCAACGGCGACGGCGGCGGCGGGCTGATCGGTGAGGACGGCAAGCCCAAATATTACGGGCTGCAGGCGGGCGAAAAAACCTATGCCGATTTCGTGCTGGAGGTCACCAACCCCGGCGGTCACAGCTCGCGCCCCTCGGCCACCAACGCCATCGTCCAGCTCTCGAACGCGCTGGCGAAGGTCGGTGCCTACCGTTTCACGCCGCAGCAGAATGAGCTGACCAAGGTCGGAATGCCGATCGTCGCCGATCAGGTCGGCGGCGACATTGGCGCGGCGCTGAAGGCCTTTGCGGCCAATCCCGCCGACGCGAATGCCATCGCCGCGATCCGCGCCGACCCCGAATATGTCGGCCAGATCGGCACCACCTGCGTACCGACGTTGGTCAAGGGCGGCCATGCGGAAAATGCGCTGCCGCAGCGCGCCACCGCGAACATCAACTGCCGCATCTTCCCCGGCGTGCCGGTCGAGACGGTGCGCGCCGAGCTGGAAAAGGTGATCGCCGACCCCGGGGTCAAGGTGAACACCGATCCCGACGCCAGCGCCAGCGACGCCTCGCCGCTGCGCCCCGACGTCGTGGCGGCGGTGACCAAAGCGGTGCATGCGCGCGCGCCGGGCCTGCCGATCATCCCCTCGATGAGCGCGGGGGCGACCGACTCCTATCATTTCCGCATTCAGGGCGTGCCGAGCTACGGCGTCGCGGGCCTCTTCTCGAAAGCCAGCGACAGCTACGCCCACGGCCTCAACGAACGCGTCCCCGTCGACGCGATCGCCCCCGCGCTCGCGCATTGGGACAGCCTGCTGCGCGACCTGTCGAAATAA
- a CDS encoding glycine zipper 2TM domain-containing protein, which produces MKKMVTLSIAALMSTATLGLAATPAAAQNGYYNRDGYSSYDARYGRDDRRYDRRDNRNYDRRDYRNDRRYDQRRYNNRNYRQCDNGTGGTVIGAIAGGLAGHEIAGRGDRTLGVILGGAVGAIAGRAIDKGNDGCR; this is translated from the coding sequence ATGAAAAAGATGGTGACCCTCTCGATCGCCGCCCTGATGTCCACCGCGACGCTGGGCCTGGCAGCCACTCCCGCCGCGGCGCAGAACGGTTATTACAACCGCGACGGCTATTCGAGCTATGACGCCCGCTATGGCCGCGACGACCGCCGCTATGACCGCCGCGACAATCGCAATTACGACCGCCGCGATTACCGCAACGACCGCCGTTACGACCAGCGCCGCTACAACAACCGCAACTATCGCCAGTGCGATAACGGCACCGGCGGCACGGTGATCGGCGCGATCGCCGGTGGCCTGGCCGGCCATGAAATCGCCGGCCGCGGTGACCGCACGCTCGGCGTCATCCTCGGCGGTGCCGTCGGCGCCATCGCCGGCCGCGCCATCGACAAGGGGAATGACGGCTGCCGTTAA
- a CDS encoding aromatic ring-hydroxylating oxygenase subunit alpha, which produces MATLRDTFTNIDPLDGWSLPAWTYSDPDFHAAEMERIFRPSWQVVCHDSDIPHVGDWHSIDYCGESVILVRGADRVVRAFTNVCRHRGSRLVDGATGCAKKLVCPYHAWTYDLDGRLTGVPDSASYPTLDKSKAGLVPIGLEQWRGFWFVRLEDDGGPSVASMMAPYEAMVDPYRFEDLGALGRVTLRPREVNWKNVGDNYSDGLHIPVAHPGLTRLFGKSYGVEAEDKVDRMWGDLIDRPSVNWSERMYQRLLPPVPHLPEANQRHWLYFKLWPNVAFDIYPDQVDFMQWLPTGPTTCLIREISYVLPDDRREMKAARYLNWRINRQVNAEDTELITRVQMGMQSRSFTMGPLSDKEVCLKHFCARMRDIIPEARLEQPPAAGWSRR; this is translated from the coding sequence ATGGCAACGCTGCGCGACACTTTCACCAACATCGATCCCCTCGACGGCTGGTCGCTCCCCGCCTGGACCTACAGCGATCCCGACTTCCACGCGGCCGAAATGGAGCGCATCTTCCGCCCCAGCTGGCAAGTCGTCTGCCACGACAGCGACATTCCCCATGTGGGCGACTGGCACAGCATCGACTATTGCGGCGAAAGCGTCATCCTCGTGCGCGGCGCCGACCGGGTCGTGCGCGCCTTCACCAACGTCTGCCGCCACCGCGGCTCGCGTCTCGTCGATGGCGCCACCGGCTGCGCGAAGAAACTCGTCTGCCCCTATCACGCCTGGACCTACGACCTCGACGGCCGGCTGACCGGTGTCCCCGATTCGGCAAGCTATCCGACGCTCGACAAGAGCAAGGCGGGCCTCGTCCCCATCGGCCTCGAACAATGGCGCGGCTTCTGGTTCGTGCGGCTCGAGGACGACGGCGGCCCGTCGGTCGCGAGCATGATGGCGCCCTATGAGGCGATGGTAGACCCCTATCGCTTCGAGGACCTCGGCGCGCTCGGCCGCGTCACGCTCCGCCCGCGCGAGGTGAACTGGAAGAATGTCGGCGACAATTATTCGGATGGCCTCCACATCCCCGTAGCGCACCCCGGCCTCACCCGCCTGTTCGGCAAAAGCTATGGCGTCGAGGCCGAGGACAAGGTCGACCGCATGTGGGGCGACCTGATCGACCGGCCGTCGGTGAACTGGTCCGAGCGCATGTACCAGCGCCTGCTGCCCCCGGTCCCGCACCTGCCGGAGGCGAATCAGCGCCATTGGCTCTATTTCAAGCTCTGGCCCAATGTCGCGTTCGACATCTATCCCGACCAGGTCGATTTCATGCAATGGCTGCCGACCGGCCCGACGACCTGCCTGATCCGCGAAATCAGCTACGTTCTGCCTGACGACCGCCGCGAAATGAAGGCCGCGCGTTACCTCAACTGGCGCATCAATCGCCAGGTCAATGCCGAGGATACCGAGCTGATCACGCGGGTGCAGATGGGCATGCAGTCGAGGAGCTTCACCATGGGTCCGCTCAGCGACAAGGAAGTCTGCCTCAAGCATTTCTGCGCGCGGATGCGCGATATCATCCCCGAGGCGCGACTCGAACAGCCGCCCGCTGCAGGCTGGAGCCGCCGTTGA